The following coding sequences lie in one Arabidopsis thaliana chromosome 3, partial sequence genomic window:
- a CDS encoding Pollen Ole e 1 allergen and extensin family protein (Pollen Ole e 1 allergen and extensin family protein; FUNCTIONS IN: molecular_function unknown; INVOLVED IN: biological_process unknown; LOCATED IN: endomembrane system; CONTAINS InterPro DOMAIN/s: Pollen Ole e 1 allergen/extensin (InterPro:IPR006041); BEST Arabidopsis thaliana protein match is: Pollen Ole e 1 allergen and extensin family protein (TAIR:AT3G16670.1); Has 273 Blast hits to 210 proteins in 63 species: Archae - 0; Bacteria - 149; Metazoa - 42; Fungi - 0; Plants - 77; Viruses - 0; Other Eukaryotes - 5 (source: NCBI BLink).), with product MAMLKNKHMTVSLILVCLVVVSPMAEAQLGLGGSGGLGGLIGGLVGGLGGLVGGLVGGILNLVNINGVVFCSLNGAPSGTSTPAFANAGVELQCGRQNRVVSTATTNAAGLFSLPTDSIQMLLSTLLSDCRVVVTTPLSTCNANLPSVGNLVSRLAMIGNSLTGLLNIISIIPAGFGLLN from the exons ATGGCAATGTTAAAGAACAAACACATGACCGTCTCATTGATCTTGGTGTGTCTCGTTGTGGTGTCTCCAATGGCTGAGGCTCAGCTTGGTCTTGGTGGTAGTGGTGGTCTTGGTGGTCTTATTGGGGGTCTTGTTGGGGGTCTCGGTGGTCTGGTTGGTGGTCTTGTAGGGGGTATTCTCAATCTCGTCAATATCAATGGGGTTGTCTTTTGCTCTCTCAATGGTGCTCCCAGTGGCACTTCCACTCCTGCTTTCGCTA ATGCAGGAGTTGAGCTCCAGTGCGGAAGGCAAAACAGGGTCGTTTCAACAGCGACCACGAATGCTGCCGGATTATTCTCGCTTCCTACGGACTCAATTCAGATGTTACTTTCCACACTTCTCTCTGATTGTCGGGTCGTCGTCACGACCCCTCTCTCCACCTGCAACGCCAACCTCCCTTCCGTTGGCAACCTCGTCTCACGGTTAGCCATGATCGGCAATAGTCTCACCGGCCTCCTCAACATCATCAGTATCATCCCTGCCGGCTTTGGTCTTCTTAACTGA
- a CDS encoding Pollen Ole e 1 allergen and extensin family protein (Pollen Ole e 1 allergen and extensin family protein; FUNCTIONS IN: molecular_function unknown; INVOLVED IN: response to oxidative stress; LOCATED IN: endomembrane system; EXPRESSED IN: 9 plant structures; EXPRESSED DURING: 7 growth stages; CONTAINS InterPro DOMAIN/s: Pollen Ole e 1 allergen/extensin (InterPro:IPR006041); BEST Arabidopsis thaliana protein match is: Pollen Ole e 1 allergen and extensin family protein (TAIR:AT3G16660.1); Has 73 Blast hits to 73 proteins in 12 species: Archae - 0; Bacteria - 0; Metazoa - 0; Fungi - 0; Plants - 72; Viruses - 0; Other Eukaryotes - 1 (source: NCBI BLink).), with amino-acid sequence MAVIKKHITFSLVLLCLIVVSPMANAQSGLGGINVPIINGVLFCTINGAPLNGTPAPAFANAVVQLQCGNLNRVVAETITNIAGLFTFSTNGIQISLPTLLNDCRIVVPTPRSSCDATLPSTGQLISQLNLVGSIVSGLLNIVAILPTGFIPTI; translated from the exons ATGGCAGTTATCAAGAAACACATAACCTTCTCATTGGTCTTGTTGTGTCTCATTGTGGTGTCTCCAATGGCTAACGCTCAGAGTGGTCTTGGTGGTATCAATGTCCCCATTATCAATGGGGTTCTCTTTTGCACCATCAATGGCGCCCCTCTCAATGGCACTCCGGCCCCGGCTTTCGCTA ATGCGGTCGTCCAGCTCCAGTGTGGAAACCTAAACAGAGTCGTAGCAGAAACAATTACGAACATTGCCGGATTATTCACGTTTTCTACAAACGGAATTCAGATATCCCTTCCCACACTCCTCAACGATTGTCGTATCGTCGTCCCAACCCCTCGCTCCAGCTGCGACGCCACCCTCCCTTCCACCGGACAACTGATCTCCCAGTTAAATCTCGTCGGCAGTATCGTCTCCGGCCTCCTCAACATAGTCGCTATCCTCCCAACCGGTTTTATCCCCACAATCTAA
- a CDS encoding DNA binding / DNA-directed RNA polymerase (DNA binding;DNA-directed RNA polymerases; FUNCTIONS IN: DNA-directed RNA polymerase activity, DNA binding; INVOLVED IN: transcription; LOCATED IN: endomembrane system, nucleus; EXPRESSED IN: root; CONTAINS InterPro DOMAIN/s: RNA polymerase, Rpb5, N-terminal (InterPro:IPR005571), RNA polymerase, subunit H/Rpb5 C-terminal (InterPro:IPR000783); BEST Arabidopsis thaliana protein match is: Eukaryotic rpb5 RNA polymerase subunit family protein (TAIR:AT3G22320.1); Has 450 Blast hits to 450 proteins in 171 species: Archae - 0; Bacteria - 0; Metazoa - 147; Fungi - 164; Plants - 81; Viruses - 0; Other Eukaryotes - 58 (source: NCBI BLink).), with translation MKKYIDQLKSANVFRAILVVQDIKAFSRQALVFLGAVYPIFHIEVFQEKELIVNVKEHVFVPEHQALTTEEKQKFLERKRTSFQGFT, from the exons ATGAAGAAATACATAGACCAGTTAAAATCGGCAAACGTTTTCAGAGCAATTTTAGTGGTGCAAGATATAAAGGCATTTTCTCGCCAGGCTCTGGTTTTTTTAGGTGCGGTCTATCCAATATTTCATATTGAAGTTTTCCAg GAGAAGGAATTGATAGTGAACGTTAAGGAACATGTTTTTGTTCCTGAGCATCAAGCTCTTACTACtgaagagaagcaaaagtttctagagagaaagagaaccaG CTTCCAAGGATTCACGTGA
- the SWEET16 gene encoding Nodulin MtN3 family protein (Nodulin MtN3 family protein; INVOLVED IN: biological_process unknown; LOCATED IN: endomembrane system, integral to membrane, membrane; EXPRESSED IN: 18 plant structures; EXPRESSED DURING: 11 growth stages; CONTAINS InterPro DOMAIN/s: MtN3/saliva-related transmembrane protein, conserved region (InterPro:IPR018169), RAG1-activating protein 1 homologue (InterPro:IPR018179), RAG1-activating protein-1-related (InterPro:IPR004316); BEST Arabidopsis thaliana protein match is: Nodulin MtN3 family protein (TAIR:AT4G15920.1); Has 956 Blast hits to 931 proteins in 112 species: Archae - 0; Bacteria - 0; Metazoa - 194; Fungi - 0; Plants - 632; Viruses - 0; Other Eukaryotes - 130 (source: NCBI BLink).), translated as MADLSFYVGVIGNVISVLVFLSPVETFWRIVQRRSTEEYECFPYICTLMSSSLWTYYGIVTPGEYLVSTVNGFGALAESIYVLIFLFFVPKSRFLKTVVVVLALNVCFPVIAIAGTRTLFGDANSRSSSMGFICATLNIIMYGSPLSAIKTVVTTRSVQFMPFWLSFFLFLNGAIWGVYALLLHDMFLLVPNGMGFFLGIMQLLIYAYYRNAEPIVEDEEGLIPNQPLLA; from the exons ATGGCAGACTTGAGTTTTTATGTCGGAGTCATAG GGAATGTTATATCGGTGCTTGTCTTCCTCTCCCCTGT GGAGACGTTTTGGAGGATAGTGCAGCGGAGATCGACGGAGGAATACGAGTGTTTTCCGTACATTTGCACGTTAATGAGCTCGTCGTTATGGACATATTACGGAATAGTGACACCTGGTGAATACTTGGTTTCTACTGTCAATGGCTTTGGTGCTCTTGCTGAATCCATCTACGTTctcattttcctcttctttgtcCCCAAATCCAGATTC ttgAAAACAGTTGTTGTGGTTCTAGCTTTGAACGTGTGTTTCCCAGTTATCGCGATTGCGGGAACAAGAACTCTGTTTGGAGATGCAAACTCGCGTTCTAGTTCAATGGGTTTCATATGTGCTACTCTCAACATTATCATGTATGGTTCTCCTCTTTCAGCTATT AAAACGGTTGTGACGACGAGAAGTGTGCAGTTTATGCCATTTTGGTTGtcatttttcctctttctgaACGGCGCGATTTGGGGTGTCTACGCTTTACTCCTACACGATATGTTTCTACTA gTGCCAAATGGAATGGGATTCTTTCTTGGGATAATGCAACTCCTAATTTATGCCTATTACAGAAATGCCGAACCAATtgtagaagatgaagaaggccTCATACCAAATCAACCTCTCCTCGCTTAA
- the SWEET16 gene encoding Nodulin MtN3 family protein produces the protein MWTGQTQSSVLIICYLSHPISSLSLSTFLRNPSSEMADLSFYVGVIGNVISVLVFLSPVETFWRIVQRRSTEEYECFPYICTLMSSSLWTYYGIVTPGEYLVSTVNGFGALAESIYVLIFLFFVPKSRFLKTVVVVLALNVCFPVIAIAGTRTLFGDANSRSSSMGFICATLNIIMYGSPLSAIKTVVTTRSVQFMPFWLSFFLFLNGAIWGVYALLLHDMFLLVPNGMGFFLGIMQLLIYAYYRNAEPIVEDEEGLIPNQPLLA, from the exons ATGTGGACCGGACAAACACAAAGTAGCGTCCTTATAATTTGCTATCTCTCTCATCCTATTTCAAGTCTTTCTCTATCTACTTTCCTCAGAAACCCATCCTCAGAGATGGCAGACTTGAGTTTTTATGTCGGAGTCATAG GGAATGTTATATCGGTGCTTGTCTTCCTCTCCCCTGT GGAGACGTTTTGGAGGATAGTGCAGCGGAGATCGACGGAGGAATACGAGTGTTTTCCGTACATTTGCACGTTAATGAGCTCGTCGTTATGGACATATTACGGAATAGTGACACCTGGTGAATACTTGGTTTCTACTGTCAATGGCTTTGGTGCTCTTGCTGAATCCATCTACGTTctcattttcctcttctttgtcCCCAAATCCAGATTC ttgAAAACAGTTGTTGTGGTTCTAGCTTTGAACGTGTGTTTCCCAGTTATCGCGATTGCGGGAACAAGAACTCTGTTTGGAGATGCAAACTCGCGTTCTAGTTCAATGGGTTTCATATGTGCTACTCTCAACATTATCATGTATGGTTCTCCTCTTTCAGCTATT AAAACGGTTGTGACGACGAGAAGTGTGCAGTTTATGCCATTTTGGTTGtcatttttcctctttctgaACGGCGCGATTTGGGGTGTCTACGCTTTACTCCTACACGATATGTTTCTACTA gTGCCAAATGGAATGGGATTCTTTCTTGGGATAATGCAACTCCTAATTTATGCCTATTACAGAAATGCCGAACCAATtgtagaagatgaagaaggccTCATACCAAATCAACCTCTCCTCGCTTAA
- the SWEET16 gene encoding Nodulin MtN3 family protein: protein MADLSFYVGVIGNVISVLVFLSPVETFWRIVQRRSTEEYECFPYICTLMSSSLWTYYGIVTPGEYLVSTVNGFGALAESIYVLIFLFFVPKSRFLKTVVVVLALNVCFPVIAIAGTRTLFGDANSRSSSMGFICATLNIIMYGSPLSAIVSLSFFSLSHYLNILYTLATKDNNIYAIPITLLCLLSKGLWLVVVEN from the exons ATGGCAGACTTGAGTTTTTATGTCGGAGTCATAG GGAATGTTATATCGGTGCTTGTCTTCCTCTCCCCTGT GGAGACGTTTTGGAGGATAGTGCAGCGGAGATCGACGGAGGAATACGAGTGTTTTCCGTACATTTGCACGTTAATGAGCTCGTCGTTATGGACATATTACGGAATAGTGACACCTGGTGAATACTTGGTTTCTACTGTCAATGGCTTTGGTGCTCTTGCTGAATCCATCTACGTTctcattttcctcttctttgtcCCCAAATCCAGATTC ttgAAAACAGTTGTTGTGGTTCTAGCTTTGAACGTGTGTTTCCCAGTTATCGCGATTGCGGGAACAAGAACTCTGTTTGGAGATGCAAACTCGCGTTCTAGTTCAATGGGTTTCATATGTGCTACTCTCAACATTATCATGTATGGTTCTCCTCTTTCAGCTATTGtaagtctctcttttttctctttatcacACTATCTTAATATCTTATACACACTTGCTACGAAGGACAATAATATATACGCTATACCAATAACTCTACTTTGCTTGCTTTCAAAAGGTTTGTGGCTGGTTGTCGtagaaaactaa
- a CDS encoding Fumarylacetoacetate (FAA) hydrolase family (Fumarylacetoacetate (FAA) hydrolase family; FUNCTIONS IN: copper ion binding, catalytic activity; INVOLVED IN: metabolic process; LOCATED IN: cellular_component unknown; EXPRESSED IN: 18 plant structures; EXPRESSED DURING: 12 growth stages; CONTAINS InterPro DOMAIN/s: Fumarylacetoacetase, C-terminal-like (InterPro:IPR002529), Fumarylacetoacetase, C-terminal-related (InterPro:IPR011234); BEST Arabidopsis thaliana protein match is: Fumarylacetoacetate (FAA) hydrolase family (TAIR:AT4G15940.1); Has 9692 Blast hits to 9562 proteins in 1885 species: Archae - 224; Bacteria - 6431; Metazoa - 295; Fungi - 422; Plants - 61; Viruses - 0; Other Eukaryotes - 2259 (source: NCBI BLink).), whose product MATSMIQRLFKQGTKIVGVGLNYASHAKELGNALPKDPIVFLKPTSSYLENGGTIEIPHPLDSLHHEVELAVVIGQKARDVPERLAMNYIGGYALALDMTARELQVSAMASGLPCTLAKGQDTFTPISSVLPKAMVLDPNNLELWLKVWLLMLSCHKLRCSLLESPITGR is encoded by the exons ATGGCGACTTCGATGATTCAGAGATTGTTCAAACAAGGCACAAAGATCGTCGGCGTTGGACTCAATTACGCTTCTCACGCCAAAGAACTTGGCAATGCCCTCCCAAAG GACCCGATTGTGTTCTTAAAGCCAACTTCGTCGTACCTGGAAAACGGTGGAACAATAGAGATCCCACATCCACTGGATTCACTTCACCATGAGGTGGAACTTGCTGTAGTAATTGGACAGAAAGCAAGAGATGTCCCAGAACGGTTAGCCATGAATTACATTGGAG GATATGCGCTTGCTCTTGATATGACTGCTAGGGAACTCCAAGTTTCTGCCATG GCATCTGGTCTCCCATGTACGCTTGCTAAAGGACAGGATACCTTCACCCCCATCAGCTCCGTT CTACCAAAGGCAATGGTGCTGGATCCCAATAACCTGGAACTCTGGCTAAAGGTTTGGCTTCTCATGCTCTCTTGTCATAAGCTACGCTGTTCCCTTTTAGAATCTCCCATAACAGGTAGATGA
- a CDS encoding Fumarylacetoacetate (FAA) hydrolase family (Fumarylacetoacetate (FAA) hydrolase family; FUNCTIONS IN: copper ion binding, catalytic activity; INVOLVED IN: metabolic process; LOCATED IN: cellular_component unknown; EXPRESSED IN: 18 plant structures; EXPRESSED DURING: 12 growth stages; CONTAINS InterPro DOMAIN/s: Fumarylacetoacetase, C-terminal-like (InterPro:IPR002529), Fumarylacetoacetase, C-terminal-related (InterPro:IPR011234); BEST Arabidopsis thaliana protein match is: Fumarylacetoacetate (FAA) hydrolase family (TAIR:AT4G15940.1); Has 10996 Blast hits to 10845 proteins in 1927 species: Archae - 263; Bacteria - 6882; Metazoa - 304; Fungi - 435; Plants - 73; Viruses - 0; Other Eukaryotes - 3039 (source: NCBI BLink).) gives MATSMIQRLFKQGTKIVGVGLNYASHAKELGNALPKDPIVFLKPTSSYLENGGTIEIPHPLDSLHHEVELAVVIGQKARDVPERLAMNYIGGYALALDMTARELQVSAMASGLPCTLAKGQDTFTPISSVLPKAMVLDPNNLELWLKVDDETRQKGWTKDMIFKVPYLISYISSVMTLFKGDVILTGTPEGIGPVKIGQKITAGITGLSEVQFDVGRRLKPLLR, from the exons ATGGCGACTTCGATGATTCAGAGATTGTTCAAACAAGGCACAAAGATCGTCGGCGTTGGACTCAATTACGCTTCTCACGCCAAAGAACTTGGCAATGCCCTCCCAAAG GACCCGATTGTGTTCTTAAAGCCAACTTCGTCGTACCTGGAAAACGGTGGAACAATAGAGATCCCACATCCACTGGATTCACTTCACCATGAGGTGGAACTTGCTGTAGTAATTGGACAGAAAGCAAGAGATGTCCCAGAACGGTTAGCCATGAATTACATTGGAG GATATGCGCTTGCTCTTGATATGACTGCTAGGGAACTCCAAGTTTCTGCCATG GCATCTGGTCTCCCATGTACGCTTGCTAAAGGACAGGATACCTTCACCCCCATCAGCTCCGTT CTACCAAAGGCAATGGTGCTGGATCCCAATAACCTGGAACTCTGGCTAAAG GTAGATGATGAGACAAGACAGAAAGGTTGGACAAAGGATATGATCTTCAAGGTCCCATATCTCATCAGCTACATAAGTTCTGTAATGACCCTTTTCAAAGGAGATGTCATATTGACag GTACACCAGAAGGTATAGGACCTGTAAAGATAGGTCAGAAGATAACCGCCGGAATCACCGGTCTTTCTGAAGTTCAGTTCGACGTCGGTAGGCGGCTAAAGCCATTGTTGAGATAG
- a CDS encoding Fumarylacetoacetate (FAA) hydrolase family, with protein MATSMIQRLFKQGTKIVGVGLNYASHAKELGNALPKDPIVFLKPTSSYLENGGTIEIPHPLDSLHHEVELAVVIGQKARDVPERLAMNYIGGYALALDMTARELQVSAMVENHLSLLSMDLYGFVHIHSSH; from the exons ATGGCGACTTCGATGATTCAGAGATTGTTCAAACAAGGCACAAAGATCGTCGGCGTTGGACTCAATTACGCTTCTCACGCCAAAGAACTTGGCAATGCCCTCCCAAAG GACCCGATTGTGTTCTTAAAGCCAACTTCGTCGTACCTGGAAAACGGTGGAACAATAGAGATCCCACATCCACTGGATTCACTTCACCATGAGGTGGAACTTGCTGTAGTAATTGGACAGAAAGCAAGAGATGTCCCAGAACGGTTAGCCATGAATTACATTGGAG GATATGCGCTTGCTCTTGATATGACTGCTAGGGAACTCCAAGTTTCTGCCATGGTAGAGAACCACTTGTCTTTGTTATCAATGGATTTGTATGGGTTTGTACATATACATAGTTCCCACTAA
- a CDS encoding Pentatricopeptide repeat (PPR) superfamily protein codes for MRRSIATGFASIVKGFHLHSHRHRLQISNPRTAASLSLCGFCFWIRAFSSYRKILRNGLHNLQFNDALDLFTRMVHSRPLPSIIDFTRLLSVIAKMNRYDVVISLFEQMQILGIPPLLCTCNIVMHCVCLSSQPCRASCFLGKMMKLGFEPDLVTFTSLLNGYCHWNRIEDAIALFDQILGMGFKPNVVTYTTLIRCLCKNRHLNHAVELFNQMGTNGSRPNVVTYNALVTGLCEIGRWGDAAWLLRDMMKRRIEPNVITFTALIDAFVKVGKLMEAKELYNVMIQMSVYPDVFTYGSLINGLCMYGLLDEARQMFYLMERNGCYPNEVIYTTLIHGFCKSKRVEDGMKIFYEMSQKGVVANTITYTVLIQGYCLVGRPDVAQEVFNQMSSRRAPPDIRTYNVLLDGLCCNGKVEKALMIFEYMRKREMDINIVTYTIIIQGMCKLGEA; via the exons ATGCGTAGATCCATTGCGACTGGGTTTGCGTCGATAGTGAAGGGATTTCATCTTCATAGTCATAGACATCGTCTACAGATAAGTAACCCTAGAACTGCTGCTTCCTTAAGCCTTTGTGGTTTCTGTTTCTGGATTCGAGCTTTTTCTAGTTACCGAAAGATTTTGAGAAACGGTCTTCACAATCTTCAGTTTAATGATGCTCTTGATTTGTTCACTCGTATGGTTCACTCTCGTCCCCTTCCTTCAATTATCGATTTCACTAGATTATTGAGTGTTATTGCAAAGATGAATAGATATGATGTTGTGATTTCTCTCTTTGAGCAAATGCAAATCCTGGGGATTCCACCTCTTCTTTGTACTTGCAATATCGTTATGCATTGTGTTTGTCTATCTTCTCAGCCTTGTCGTGCTTCGTGCTTTCttgggaagatgatgaaacttgGTTTTGAGCCTGACTTAGTCACGTTTACTTCTCTGCTTAATGGTTACTGTCATTGGAATAGAATTGAGGATGCTATAGCTCTGTTTGATCAGATTTTGGGAATGGGATTTAAACCTAATGTTGTGACATACACCACATTGATTCGCTGTCTTTGTAAAAACCGACATTTGAATCACGCGGTGGAGCTTTTTAACCAGATGGGGACTAATGGGAGTAGACCGAATGTTGTTACCTACAACGCTCTTGTTACCGGTCTTTGCGAGATTGGTAGATGGGGTGATGCTGCTTGGCTTCTGAGGGATATGATGAAGAGGAGAATTGAACCTAATGTAATCACTTTCACTGCGTTGATCGATGCGTTTGTGAAAGTGGGGAAGCTTATGGAGGCTAAAGAACTGTACAATGTGATGATCCAAATGTCTGTGTATCCTGATGTTTTCACTTACGGTTCACTGATCAATGGGCTTTGCATGTATGGTCTCTTAGATGAGGCTAggcaaatgttttatttgatggAAAGGAATGGTTGCTACCCGAATGAAGTGATTTATACTACTCTCATACATGGATTTTGCAAGTCTAAAAGGGTAGAGGACGGGATGAAAATCTTCTATGAGATGTCGCAGAAAGGAGTAGTTGCAAACACAATCACTTACACCGTTCTTATCCAGGGTTATTGTCTAGTGGGCAGACCTGATGTTGCCCAAGAAGTTTTCAATCAGATGAGTTCTCGTCGTGCGCCTCCAGATATTAGGACATACAACGTTTTGTTAGATGGTCTTTGTTGTAATGGGAAAGTAGAGAAGGCATTGATGATATTCGAATACATGcggaagagagagatggataTTAATATTGTTACATATACCATCATTATTCAAGGGATGTGCAAGCTTG GCGAGGCTTAA